A window of Vulpes lagopus strain Blue_001 chromosome 21, ASM1834538v1, whole genome shotgun sequence contains these coding sequences:
- the CLEC2B gene encoding C-type lectin domain family 2 member B isoform X2, which translates to MTESLVVSLIDNSNQGTNAEKQVLEHKSTQYSCPDDWIGFQNKCYYFSKEEGDWTSSRHNCVTQQADLTMIDTKEEMNFLGRYKCTSDHWIGLEMTENKSGKWINGTIFNKWFLVRGNEKCAYLDDDGVATARCYAERKWICRRKMH; encoded by the exons ATGACAGAAAGCCTGGTAGTTTCCCTCATTGATAACAGCAATCAAGGAACCAATGCAGAGAAGCAAG TTTTAGAACATAAGAGTACTCAGTATTCCTGCCCAGATGATTGGATTGGTTTCCAGAAcaaatgctattatttttctaaagaagaaggGGATTGGACTTCAAGTAGACACAACTGTGTAACTCAACAGGCTGACCTAACTATGATTGATACCAAGGAAGAAATG AATTTTCTTGGGCGATACAAATGCACTTCTGATCACTGGATTGGActggaaatgacagaaaataaatcaggaaaatggataaatggaaCCATATTTAACAAATg GTTTCTTgtgagaggaaatgaaaaatgtgCTTACCTCGATGATGATGGTGTAGCAACAGCTAGATGCTatgcagaaagaaaatggatCTGCAGGAGGAAAATGCAC
- the CLEC2B gene encoding C-type lectin domain family 2 member B isoform X1 codes for MTESLVVSLIDNSNQGTNAEKQDVKAKSKMTILVRVLCVIFFILNILLIIVLVLEHKSTQYSCPDDWIGFQNKCYYFSKEEGDWTSSRHNCVTQQADLTMIDTKEEMNFLGRYKCTSDHWIGLEMTENKSGKWINGTIFNKWFLVRGNEKCAYLDDDGVATARCYAERKWICRRKMH; via the exons ATGACAGAAAGCCTGGTAGTTTCCCTCATTGATAACAGCAATCAAGGAACCAATGCAGAGAAGCAAG atgttAAGGCCAAGAGTAAGATGACAATTTTAGTGCGTGTTTTATGTgtaatattcttcattttaaatattcttctaattATTGTCCTAG TTTTAGAACATAAGAGTACTCAGTATTCCTGCCCAGATGATTGGATTGGTTTCCAGAAcaaatgctattatttttctaaagaagaaggGGATTGGACTTCAAGTAGACACAACTGTGTAACTCAACAGGCTGACCTAACTATGATTGATACCAAGGAAGAAATG AATTTTCTTGGGCGATACAAATGCACTTCTGATCACTGGATTGGActggaaatgacagaaaataaatcaggaaaatggataaatggaaCCATATTTAACAAATg GTTTCTTgtgagaggaaatgaaaaatgtgCTTACCTCGATGATGATGGTGTAGCAACAGCTAGATGCTatgcagaaagaaaatggatCTGCAGGAGGAAAATGCAC